In Prosthecobacter sp., a genomic segment contains:
- the gap gene encoding type I glyceraldehyde-3-phosphate dehydrogenase: protein MVKIGINGFGRIGRLVFRAICDQGLLGKEIQVVAVNDLVPADNLAYLVKYDSTQGKARENVFSKKSSPDLAEDDILVVDGNEIKCLAVRAGPSALPWKELGVDIVIESTGLFTERSKAQGHIDAGAKKVIISAPGKEEDITVVMGVNHEKYDASKHHVISNASCTTNCLAPVVHVLLKEGFGVAEGLMTTIHSYTATQKTVDGPSAKDWKGGRSAAINIIPSSTGAAKAVGLAIPEVKGKLTGMSFRVPTPTVSVVDLTVKTEKETSYKEISAAMKKASETYLKGILSWTSDEVVSTDFIHDQSSSIFDAGSGIELNSKFFKLVSWYDNEWGYSNRVVDLVKYIVSKGL, encoded by the coding sequence ATGGTCAAAATCGGCATCAATGGTTTCGGGCGCATCGGTCGCCTCGTCTTTCGCGCAATCTGTGATCAGGGACTCCTGGGCAAGGAAATCCAGGTCGTTGCCGTCAATGACCTCGTCCCTGCGGACAACCTGGCCTACCTCGTGAAGTATGACTCCACGCAGGGCAAAGCCCGTGAGAACGTCTTTTCCAAGAAGAGCAGCCCCGACCTTGCCGAGGACGACATCCTTGTGGTCGATGGCAACGAGATCAAATGCCTCGCCGTCCGTGCGGGTCCGTCCGCGCTTCCGTGGAAGGAACTCGGTGTGGACATCGTGATCGAGTCCACCGGTCTTTTCACCGAGCGCAGCAAGGCCCAGGGCCACATCGACGCCGGCGCGAAGAAGGTCATCATCTCCGCTCCTGGCAAGGAAGAGGACATCACCGTCGTCATGGGCGTGAACCATGAGAAGTATGATGCCAGCAAGCATCACGTCATCTCCAACGCCTCCTGCACCACGAACTGCCTCGCCCCCGTGGTGCATGTGCTGCTCAAGGAAGGTTTCGGCGTGGCTGAAGGCCTCATGACCACCATCCACAGCTACACCGCCACGCAGAAGACGGTGGACGGCCCGAGCGCCAAGGATTGGAAAGGTGGCCGCAGCGCCGCCATCAACATCATCCCGAGCAGCACCGGTGCCGCCAAGGCCGTGGGCCTCGCCATTCCGGAAGTGAAGGGCAAGCTCACCGGCATGTCCTTCCGCGTGCCGACGCCGACGGTTTCCGTGGTCGATCTCACCGTGAAAACGGAGAAGGAAACCAGCTACAAGGAAATCAGCGCCGCCATGAAAAAGGCCAGCGAGACCTACCTCAAGGGCATCCTCTCCTGGACCAGCGACGAAGTGGTGAGCACCGACTTCATTCATGACCAGAGCAGCTCCATTTTCGACGCCGGTTCCGGCATCGAGCTGAACAGCAAGTTCTTCAAGCTCGTGAGCTGGTACGACAATGAGTGGGGTTACTCCAACCGAGTCGTCGATCTCGTGAAATACATTGTGAGCAAAGGCCTGTAA
- a CDS encoding DUF1552 domain-containing protein, with protein sequence MKPLSRRTFLRGSGVSLALPLLEAMLPLRLRAAAETAPRRFVAINIPLGFIPANFFPEQAGADYALSRYLQPGEALRKKFTVFSGTSHPSVDGGHSAEKSFLTAAPFPGARTFKNTISLDQFIAAKIGDQTRFASLTLGEKTLSWSANGVAIPPEQSAAKAFAKLFLTGSAQEIANQQRDLRDGRSIMDAVLDDAKAMERKVSAADRDKLDQFFTAVRETEQQLAKTAQWSQTPKPEVKAKPPGEISSIDLVGTLRAHFEVMRLALETDSTRLITLGSTGYGNVPRIPGVQLGYHGLSHHGKNPDMLRQLELIEQATIQAFFDFLTSLKDSQSNLLDHTQVLLGSNLGNASGHLTTNLPMLLAGGGYKHGQHLAFDARNNYPLPNLFVSIAQRMGVETDKFATSTGTMRGLV encoded by the coding sequence ATGAAACCGCTCTCTCGTCGCACTTTTCTCCGTGGATCCGGCGTCAGCCTGGCGCTGCCGCTACTGGAAGCCATGCTGCCCTTGCGCCTGCGTGCCGCTGCTGAGACCGCGCCGCGCCGATTCGTCGCCATCAACATCCCGCTCGGCTTCATTCCGGCCAATTTTTTCCCTGAGCAAGCCGGAGCCGACTATGCGCTGAGCCGTTATTTGCAGCCCGGTGAGGCGTTGCGCAAAAAATTCACCGTCTTCTCCGGCACCAGTCATCCGAGCGTCGATGGCGGCCACTCGGCTGAAAAATCCTTCCTCACCGCCGCGCCATTCCCTGGTGCGCGCACCTTCAAGAACACCATCTCGCTGGATCAGTTCATCGCGGCGAAGATTGGTGACCAAACCCGCTTTGCCTCGCTCACACTCGGCGAGAAGACGCTGTCGTGGTCGGCCAATGGTGTCGCTATTCCACCGGAGCAATCAGCCGCCAAAGCCTTTGCCAAACTTTTCCTCACAGGCTCGGCCCAAGAGATTGCCAACCAGCAGCGTGACCTGCGAGATGGCCGCAGCATCATGGACGCGGTGCTGGATGATGCGAAAGCGATGGAGCGCAAAGTCAGCGCTGCGGATCGTGACAAGCTCGATCAATTCTTCACCGCTGTGCGTGAAACGGAGCAACAGCTCGCCAAGACCGCGCAGTGGAGCCAAACACCGAAGCCTGAAGTGAAAGCCAAGCCACCGGGCGAAATATCGTCCATTGACCTCGTCGGCACGCTGCGGGCGCATTTTGAAGTCATGCGTCTCGCGCTGGAAACTGACAGCACGCGCCTGATCACACTCGGCAGCACCGGCTATGGCAACGTTCCGCGGATTCCCGGCGTGCAGCTCGGCTACCACGGCCTCTCGCATCACGGCAAGAACCCCGACATGCTGCGCCAGCTCGAACTCATCGAGCAGGCGACCATTCAGGCGTTCTTCGACTTCCTCACGAGCCTCAAGGACAGCCAGTCAAACCTGCTCGACCACACACAAGTGCTGCTGGGCAGCAATCTGGGCAACGCCAGCGGGCATCTAACCACGAACCTGCCCATGCTCCTCGCCGGTGGCGGCTATAAGCATGGTCAGCACCTTGCTTTTGATGCGCGGAACAATTACCCGCTGCCCAATCTCTTTGTGAGCATCGCGCAGCGCATGGGTGTGGAGACAGACAAGTTTGCGACCAGCACAGGAACGATGCGCGGGCTGGTTTAA
- a CDS encoding glycosyltransferase family 9 protein: MSAATRQLPSLRDFKSALIIKPSSLGDIVHTLPAVKALRDAHPHLKIRWLANTEWMPILQGSPLIDEVIPFPRKTFRGLPGLLRFWNWRRTWMLLPREEPEIVLDFQGLLRSGLTSSWRGAQCVIGLSDAREGAHWFYNHTVSVDAGTHAVDRYLELPRALGIKIEPQDITFDLTPGTPPADWPESLTNVIVLHPWSRGEGKSLSNPALQALCDALAPHPVVLVGMTDDKARPTGTHIHDWSHRTSLPELIWVMRQAKFCISVDSGPMHIAAAVNPNTLGIHTWSDPRKVGPYPLGVHVWKTGRIAKRDELTAAECLGDASVDDAAARDIGAWVHAALR; the protein is encoded by the coding sequence ATGAGCGCCGCCACGCGCCAGCTTCCCAGCCTGCGCGACTTCAAATCCGCGCTCATCATCAAGCCAAGCTCGCTGGGCGACATCGTCCACACCCTGCCCGCTGTGAAGGCGCTGCGTGATGCTCATCCGCATCTGAAAATCCGCTGGCTTGCCAACACCGAGTGGATGCCGATCCTGCAAGGCAGCCCGCTCATCGACGAGGTCATCCCGTTTCCCCGCAAGACTTTTCGCGGCCTTCCCGGCCTCCTCCGTTTCTGGAACTGGCGTCGCACTTGGATGCTGCTGCCGCGTGAAGAGCCCGAGATCGTCCTCGATTTCCAAGGCCTGCTGCGCAGCGGTCTTACCAGTAGTTGGCGTGGGGCACAGTGCGTCATCGGACTTTCAGATGCGCGTGAAGGCGCGCACTGGTTTTACAACCACACCGTGTCCGTTGATGCCGGCACACATGCTGTGGATCGCTATCTGGAGCTTCCACGTGCGCTAGGCATCAAAATCGAGCCTCAAGACATCACGTTTGATCTCACTCCTGGCACACCGCCCGCTGACTGGCCGGAATCACTCACAAATGTCATCGTTTTGCACCCGTGGTCGCGTGGTGAAGGCAAATCACTCTCCAACCCGGCCTTGCAGGCACTTTGTGACGCCCTGGCACCGCATCCTGTCGTCCTTGTCGGCATGACAGACGACAAAGCTCGTCCCACCGGCACTCATATTCATGACTGGAGCCACCGCACCTCTCTACCGGAGCTGATTTGGGTCATGCGGCAGGCGAAATTCTGCATCAGCGTCGATAGCGGCCCCATGCACATCGCCGCCGCCGTCAATCCAAACACCCTCGGCATCCATACCTGGAGCGATCCCCGCAAAGTCGGCCCATATCCGCTCGGCGTTCACGTTTGGAAGACCGGACGCATCGCCAAACGTGATGAGCTCACTGCTGCGGAGTGTTTGGGTGATGCCAGCGTGGACGATGCTGCCGCGCGGGACATAGGCGCATGGGTGCATGCTGCGCTGCGTTAA
- a CDS encoding D-aminoacylase yields the protein MKPRQLLFAALLLTQAACAVDFDLLITNAQIADGSGKPLVSGSIAVKGGKIVAVGKIDGTADSVIDAGGKVAAPGFIDVHTHSEDICQNPVAENFLRMGVTTIITGNCGHSRTDVAKFFQEIAEAKVALNVATLIGHNSVRKEGMGGIFIRAPDEAQLMTMKAIVDQAMKDGAVGLSTGLIYVPGSFAKTDEIIALAKVAAAHDGIYVSHMRHETVKIFDALDEFIRVVREAGIRGEVSHIKLSGPTAWGKAGEVLAVLDKARAEGLKITHDQYAYTASSTGLRQLIPDSALEGVREDYLARIADPKQKAEIIAKMAEIRERQGRKDYGYAVIAKFKTDPALNGKTIPEAAKIVRGADTLEDQIELILDIEARGGAGAVFHGMDEKDLQTFMKHPLTMIASDGGPRRLGEDVPHPRSYGNNARVLSRYVRELKLLSIEEAVRRMTSLPAQTFRLKDRGQLKVGAFADIVIFDPAKVSDPSTFNDPHHYAEGFSDVIVNGGVVIRDGKLTEVRSGGPLRKHQAADLPGGL from the coding sequence ATGAAACCGCGCCAGCTCCTGTTTGCCGCTTTGCTGCTCACCCAGGCAGCTTGTGCGGTGGATTTTGATCTCCTGATCACGAATGCACAAATCGCCGATGGCAGTGGCAAACCCCTGGTGAGCGGCAGCATTGCGGTGAAGGGCGGGAAAATCGTAGCTGTCGGAAAAATCGACGGCACGGCCGACTCGGTCATCGACGCGGGTGGCAAGGTCGCCGCGCCGGGATTTATCGACGTTCACACGCATTCGGAGGACATCTGCCAGAATCCCGTGGCGGAGAATTTCCTGCGCATGGGCGTGACGACCATCATCACCGGCAATTGCGGCCATTCGCGCACGGATGTGGCGAAGTTCTTCCAGGAGATCGCGGAGGCGAAGGTGGCGCTGAATGTGGCCACGCTCATCGGGCACAATTCCGTGCGCAAGGAAGGCATGGGCGGCATTTTCATTCGCGCGCCCGACGAAGCGCAGCTCATGACGATGAAAGCCATCGTCGATCAAGCGATGAAAGACGGCGCGGTCGGCCTGAGCACCGGTTTGATCTATGTGCCCGGCTCTTTTGCCAAAACCGACGAGATCATCGCCCTGGCGAAGGTCGCCGCCGCGCACGACGGCATCTATGTGAGCCACATGCGGCACGAAACGGTGAAGATCTTCGACGCGTTGGACGAGTTCATCCGCGTCGTGCGTGAGGCCGGGATTCGCGGCGAAGTCTCGCACATCAAGCTCTCCGGCCCCACCGCTTGGGGCAAGGCCGGCGAGGTGCTCGCCGTGCTCGACAAGGCGCGTGCCGAGGGATTGAAGATCACGCACGATCAATATGCCTACACCGCCTCCAGCACAGGCCTGCGGCAGTTGATTCCTGACAGCGCGCTGGAAGGCGTGCGCGAGGATTACCTCGCCCGCATCGCCGATCCGAAGCAAAAAGCCGAAATCATCGCCAAAATGGCCGAAATCCGCGAGCGTCAGGGCCGCAAGGACTACGGCTATGCCGTGATCGCCAAATTTAAAACCGATCCGGCGCTCAATGGCAAAACAATCCCCGAGGCCGCGAAGATAGTGCGTGGTGCCGATACGCTCGAAGATCAAATCGAGCTGATTCTCGACATCGAGGCACGCGGCGGTGCCGGCGCGGTTTTCCATGGCATGGACGAGAAGGATTTGCAGACGTTCATGAAGCATCCTCTCACCATGATCGCCAGCGACGGCGGTCCGCGTCGTCTCGGCGAGGACGTGCCACATCCGCGCAGTTATGGAAACAACGCCCGTGTTTTGAGCCGTTATGTGCGCGAGCTCAAGCTGCTCTCCATCGAAGAAGCCGTGCGGCGCATGACCTCGCTGCCAGCGCAGACCTTTCGTCTTAAAGATCGTGGTCAGCTCAAAGTGGGGGCCTTTGCCGACATCGTGATCTTCGATCCCGCCAAAGTCAGCGATCCTTCCACCTTCAACGATCCCCATCATTACGCCGAAGGTTTCAGCGATGTGATCGTGAACGGCGGCGTGGTGATTCGCGATGGCAAGCTGACCGAGGTGCGGAGCGGCGGACCGTTGCGCAAGCACCAAGCAGCGGACTTGCCAGGAGGCCTGTGA
- a CDS encoding D-alanine--D-alanine ligase yields MLDLTNKKIALLMGGPGSERKVSLKTAESVAEALRSKGAIITEIDVTGPDFEVPADTFIAMNLIHGTFGEDGQIQAILEQRGIRYTGAGVESSRVAFDKLLSKERFTAAGAPTPRSQTYPLDGSQPLAIGFPLVVKPPREGSSVGVHICHHQAEFDAAIEDAKKFGKETLIEDYVAGKELTIGILGDQVLPIIHIEPVEGFYDINNKYPWMGGTGKTNYHCPANLSPEVTKAVQDAALKAFRSCSTEVYGRVDVMLRDSDQAPFVLEINTIPGMTSSSLLPKAAKAVGIEFPDLCAKIIELSLAARP; encoded by the coding sequence ATGCTCGACCTCACGAACAAGAAGATCGCCCTCCTCATGGGCGGCCCAGGCTCCGAACGCAAAGTCTCGCTCAAGACCGCCGAAAGCGTCGCCGAGGCGCTGCGCAGCAAGGGGGCCATCATCACCGAGATCGACGTGACCGGCCCGGACTTCGAGGTTCCAGCGGACACCTTCATCGCCATGAATCTGATTCACGGCACTTTTGGCGAAGATGGCCAGATTCAGGCGATTCTGGAGCAGCGTGGCATCCGCTACACCGGCGCGGGCGTCGAAAGCAGCCGCGTAGCCTTCGACAAACTGCTGAGCAAGGAGCGTTTCACCGCCGCCGGGGCGCCCACGCCGCGTTCACAGACCTACCCGCTCGATGGCAGCCAGCCGCTCGCAATTGGGTTCCCGCTCGTGGTCAAACCGCCGCGTGAAGGTTCCAGCGTGGGTGTCCATATCTGCCATCATCAAGCCGAGTTTGATGCCGCCATTGAAGACGCGAAGAAATTCGGCAAAGAGACGCTCATCGAGGACTACGTGGCTGGCAAAGAACTCACCATCGGCATTCTCGGCGATCAGGTGCTGCCCATCATCCACATCGAGCCGGTCGAAGGCTTCTACGACATCAACAACAAGTACCCGTGGATGGGCGGCACCGGCAAAACGAACTACCACTGCCCGGCCAACCTCAGCCCCGAGGTGACGAAAGCAGTGCAGGACGCCGCTTTGAAAGCCTTCCGCTCCTGCAGCACCGAAGTCTATGGCCGCGTCGATGTCATGCTGCGCGACAGCGATCAAGCCCCCTTCGTGCTCGAGATCAACACCATCCCCGGCATGACGAGCAGCAGCCTGCTGCCCAAGGCAGCGAAGGCCGTGGGCATCGAGTTTCCTGATCTTTGCGCAAAGATCATCGAACTGTCGCTTGCCGCACGGCCTTGA
- a CDS encoding MFS transporter produces the protein MSLFSQLHLLPRPFWVLVGATFVNRFGVFVVPFLTLFITRNGNTAAQAGLAVAAYSLGGFAAAWIGGWMADRLGRNITMAVSSLAGAVCMLCMSQAVDWRMLALLAFITGAITEAGSPASAALVQDIVPPEHRVIAFAVQRFAVNLAWSLGPATAGFLAEHSFFWLFMVDAATSVVFGIIAWLFLPRGRQTAREHAGWNHAWQSIRANKPFLALFGACVCVAWIFRQTNTTFPLHFERNGLSLHLCGLVLAMNGVMICLFEVPLAAGLRQWPVKQVMALGYILMGASFLTFLVSGSLSAFVLMMVVFTIGEMSAFSRQQAYSASLAPDDMRGRYVGFLSFAWCAGNTASSALGMPLYDHHPTILWTLNAALGIVAAVLILASRRNRTV, from the coding sequence ATGTCTTTGTTTTCCCAACTTCATCTCCTGCCACGGCCCTTCTGGGTTCTCGTAGGAGCCACGTTCGTCAACCGGTTCGGCGTTTTCGTCGTGCCGTTCCTGACGCTGTTCATCACCCGGAATGGCAACACCGCCGCGCAGGCCGGCCTGGCTGTGGCAGCCTACTCGCTCGGCGGTTTCGCCGCCGCCTGGATCGGCGGCTGGATGGCCGACCGGCTGGGTCGGAACATCACGATGGCCGTGTCGTCGCTCGCAGGAGCCGTCTGCATGCTCTGCATGTCGCAGGCCGTTGACTGGCGCATGCTGGCGCTGCTGGCCTTCATCACAGGAGCGATCACCGAGGCCGGGAGTCCGGCTAGCGCGGCGCTGGTGCAGGACATCGTGCCGCCGGAGCACCGCGTCATCGCTTTTGCCGTGCAAAGGTTCGCGGTGAATCTGGCGTGGTCGCTCGGCCCGGCGACGGCGGGTTTCCTCGCTGAGCATTCGTTCTTCTGGCTGTTCATGGTCGATGCGGCCACGTCGGTCGTGTTTGGCATCATCGCCTGGCTGTTTCTGCCACGTGGACGCCAGACGGCGCGTGAGCATGCCGGCTGGAATCATGCGTGGCAGTCGATCCGGGCCAACAAGCCGTTTCTCGCTTTGTTTGGAGCCTGCGTGTGCGTCGCCTGGATCTTCCGGCAGACGAACACGACGTTTCCGCTGCACTTCGAGCGCAACGGTCTCTCGCTGCATCTCTGCGGTCTCGTGCTGGCCATGAACGGCGTGATGATCTGCCTCTTTGAAGTGCCGCTGGCCGCCGGATTGCGCCAATGGCCAGTGAAGCAGGTGATGGCGCTCGGTTACATCCTCATGGGGGCCAGTTTCCTCACGTTTCTCGTCAGCGGATCGCTCTCCGCGTTCGTGCTGATGATGGTCGTGTTCACGATCGGTGAGATGTCTGCGTTTTCGCGTCAGCAGGCTTACTCGGCCAGCCTCGCGCCCGATGACATGCGCGGTCGCTACGTCGGCTTTCTCAGCTTCGCATGGTGTGCGGGGAACACGGCTAGCTCCGCGCTGGGCATGCCGCTGTATGATCACCACCCAACGATTCTCTGGACGCTGAATGCCGCGCTCGGCATCGTGGCCGCCGTGCTCATTCTCGCCAGCCGCAGAAACAGGACCGTGTGA
- a CDS encoding DUF1592 domain-containing protein gives MNDDTLRLLPFFSMRQAVLTACMLSAGSLWAADTVLTLKQQAGAFFDKHCLECHDAETKKGGLDLELVDYGMAGRAQTDLWTSIHDRMAKGEMPPAKQVQPAKAELEQVLGVIKPALITADRAGREVVQRRLNRIEYQNTINDLLAVDLDLKDLLPEDQQAGGFDNNGEALAVSTEQMQGYLAAARRAIDAAIVTGDRPKTETFKVDSTREVKPYFADGTYSLVDGRVVIFTSSDNSSYSKVSTRDHRIPVRGRYRFRFQAAAHDAADRLWFTVSGSSFAGLEATHKNLGYYEVSAEPKMFEIEALLEAKSAIQFFALGLPGYLKKKPGVVYPGVGFGEVEITGPLIEQWPPESHTRLLGTTDLKTGTLADAERILSGFVPRAFRRVAEDGEVARFVSLTKSLLESGRSFEESLRAGLIAVLCSPNFIYLREASQPDTTRIAAAELAVRLSYFLCSAPPDDELLALAAKKQLSTPAVLRAQAERLLSSPKSETFVKNFTGQWLHLRQLNDTTPDEKLYKKFDELLQVSMLWESEGYFREMLKADLPIEDLLDARWAMLNQRLAEHYGVADVTGLDLRKVALPADSVRGGVLTQAAVLKVTANGTTTSPVLRGVWVLENILGQPTPPPPPNTAGIEPDIRGAETVREQLAKHRNVESCNVCHRQIDPPGFALESFDPIGDYRENYLRWNVTNVEHNWGSVVKGALVDSSGQTASGEAFADIRAFKKLLLARRADFARCLTEKLLSYALGREMGFSDRAAIDKIVEQTQTQGNGLRTLIHAIVQSETFATR, from the coding sequence ATGAACGATGACACCCTGCGGCTTTTGCCCTTCTTTTCGATGCGCCAAGCGGTGCTGACGGCCTGCATGCTCAGCGCAGGCAGTTTGTGGGCGGCTGATACGGTGTTGACGCTGAAACAACAGGCCGGCGCCTTTTTCGACAAGCACTGCCTGGAGTGTCATGACGCGGAGACGAAGAAAGGTGGGCTGGATTTGGAACTCGTGGACTACGGCATGGCGGGCCGGGCGCAGACGGATCTGTGGACGAGCATTCATGACCGCATGGCGAAAGGGGAGATGCCGCCAGCAAAGCAAGTGCAGCCTGCAAAAGCGGAACTGGAGCAGGTGCTTGGTGTGATCAAACCGGCGCTCATCACGGCGGATCGTGCGGGGCGTGAGGTGGTGCAGCGGCGGCTGAATCGCATTGAGTATCAGAACACGATCAATGATCTGCTGGCGGTGGATCTGGATTTGAAGGACTTGCTGCCGGAGGATCAGCAGGCGGGTGGTTTTGATAACAATGGTGAGGCGCTGGCGGTTTCGACGGAGCAGATGCAGGGCTACTTGGCGGCGGCACGGCGGGCGATTGATGCGGCCATCGTCACGGGTGATCGGCCGAAGACGGAGACCTTCAAGGTGGACTCGACCCGGGAGGTGAAGCCGTATTTCGCCGATGGCACTTACAGCCTCGTGGATGGCCGGGTGGTGATCTTCACCTCCTCCGACAACTCGTCGTATTCCAAGGTGTCCACGCGTGATCACCGCATCCCGGTGCGCGGGCGGTATCGCTTCCGCTTTCAAGCGGCGGCGCATGATGCAGCGGATCGTCTGTGGTTCACCGTGTCGGGATCGAGTTTCGCCGGGCTGGAGGCAACGCACAAGAATCTGGGCTACTATGAGGTGAGTGCGGAGCCGAAGATGTTCGAGATCGAAGCGCTGCTGGAGGCGAAATCGGCCATTCAGTTCTTCGCGCTCGGTTTGCCGGGCTATCTCAAGAAAAAGCCGGGCGTGGTGTATCCCGGTGTTGGTTTCGGCGAGGTCGAGATCACGGGGCCGCTCATTGAGCAATGGCCGCCGGAGAGTCACACGCGATTGCTCGGCACCACTGACCTCAAAACGGGCACGCTGGCCGATGCGGAGCGCATTTTGAGCGGTTTTGTGCCACGGGCGTTTCGCCGTGTGGCCGAGGACGGTGAGGTGGCCCGCTTTGTGTCGCTCACCAAGTCACTGCTGGAGTCCGGGCGCAGCTTTGAAGAGAGTTTGCGCGCAGGTTTGATCGCGGTGCTGTGCTCGCCCAATTTCATCTATCTGCGTGAAGCATCGCAGCCTGACACTACGCGCATCGCGGCAGCAGAGCTCGCCGTGCGCTTGTCGTATTTTTTGTGCAGCGCTCCGCCGGATGATGAGTTGCTGGCCCTGGCTGCCAAGAAGCAACTCAGCACGCCCGCCGTGCTGCGTGCGCAGGCCGAGCGCTTGCTGAGCAGCCCCAAGAGCGAGACCTTCGTGAAAAACTTCACCGGGCAATGGCTGCACCTGCGCCAGCTCAACGACACCACACCTGACGAGAAGCTGTACAAGAAGTTCGACGAGCTGCTGCAAGTGAGCATGCTGTGGGAGAGCGAGGGCTACTTCCGCGAGATGCTGAAGGCGGATTTGCCCATCGAAGACCTCCTGGATGCCAGGTGGGCGATGCTGAATCAACGACTGGCCGAGCACTACGGCGTTGCTGACGTGACGGGGCTCGATTTGCGCAAAGTAGCGTTGCCCGCCGACAGCGTGCGCGGCGGGGTGCTCACGCAGGCGGCGGTGCTGAAGGTCACGGCGAACGGCACGACGACCTCGCCCGTGCTGCGTGGCGTGTGGGTGCTGGAAAACATCCTCGGACAGCCCACGCCACCACCGCCACCGAACACGGCTGGCATTGAGCCGGATATTCGCGGCGCTGAGACGGTGCGCGAGCAACTGGCGAAGCACCGCAACGTGGAGAGCTGCAACGTGTGTCACCGCCAGATTGATCCGCCAGGTTTTGCGCTGGAGAGCTTTGATCCCATCGGCGATTATCGTGAAAACTACCTGCGCTGGAATGTGACCAACGTGGAGCACAACTGGGGCAGCGTGGTGAAAGGTGCCCTAGTGGACAGCAGCGGCCAAACGGCGAGCGGTGAAGCCTTTGCCGACATCCGCGCGTTCAAGAAGCTGCTGCTCGCACGGCGGGCCGACTTCGCACGTTGCCTCACGGAGAAGCTGCTGAGCTATGCCCTGGGCCGCGAGATGGGCTTCAGCGACCGTGCGGCCATCGACAAGATCGTCGAGCAAACCCAGACGCAAGGCAATGGCCTGCGCACGCTGATTCACGCCATCGTGCAGAGTGAAACCTTCGCCACCCGCTAA